In Clostridium swellfunianum, a genomic segment contains:
- a CDS encoding V-type ATP synthase subunit D, whose product MAKLNVNPTRMELSRLKKKLATAVRGHKLLKDKQDELVRQFIALVKHNNELRAKVEENLDDTLKEFMLTRAILSSEVVEEALSFPKESISVEIDTKNVMSVNVPVMKFKRKLEGDEGSIYPYGFANTSPELDHVVGRLYKTLPLLLELAEVEKSTQLMADEIEKTRRRVNALEYMTIPQLQETIKYIRMKLDENERGALVRLMKVKDIIQK is encoded by the coding sequence TTGGCTAAGCTAAATGTAAACCCTACTAGAATGGAGCTTTCAAGGCTTAAGAAAAAGCTTGCTACAGCTGTAAGAGGTCATAAGCTCCTTAAAGATAAGCAGGATGAGCTTGTAAGACAGTTTATAGCCCTTGTTAAGCACAACAATGAACTTAGAGCTAAGGTTGAAGAAAACCTTGATGACACTCTTAAGGAGTTTATGCTCACAAGAGCAATCCTAAGCTCTGAGGTCGTTGAAGAAGCCTTAAGCTTCCCAAAGGAAAGCATATCAGTTGAAATTGATACTAAAAATGTAATGAGCGTTAACGTTCCTGTCATGAAATTTAAGAGAAAGCTTGAAGGTGACGAAGGCAGCATATACCCTTATGGTTTTGCCAATACATCACCAGAGCTTGATCATGTAGTTGGAAGACTTTATAAAACCCTTCCTCTGCTTCTTGAGCTAGCTGAAGTAGAGAAATCCACTCAGCTTATGGCAGATGAAATTGAAAAGACAAGAAGAAGAGTTAATGCTCTTGAATACATGACAATTCCTCAGCTTCAGGAAACCATCAAGTACATTAGAATGAAGCTTGATGAGAATGAAAGAGGAGCCTTAGTAAGACTTATGAAGGTTAAGGACATAATTCAAAAATAG
- a CDS encoding ABC-2 transporter permease, translated as MYNLILKEFLVQKKTLLYGIVYTIVCAYAFGDIVPNGGAIYTVAPFAVIYLFVNYSGGFDDKSKADIVFNSLPIKREDIVISKYLAIVCFGTFGILCSALLRLIGFYTGFPRVSRLISVNDIITVLVGGGIFAAVFYPLYFKYGMVKMKFANIILFLIFMFLPSYIVEYAEKNPNSVVVKQVISVVANASEWKINMLLAVVACIIVLISLLVSMRIYKNKDF; from the coding sequence ATGTATAATTTAATTCTAAAGGAATTTTTAGTACAGAAGAAAACTTTGCTTTATGGTATTGTCTATACTATTGTTTGTGCCTATGCTTTTGGTGATATAGTGCCAAATGGAGGCGCTATATATACAGTCGCACCTTTTGCTGTAATCTATCTGTTTGTTAACTATTCGGGCGGCTTTGATGATAAGAGTAAGGCAGATATTGTGTTTAACAGCCTTCCAATAAAGCGGGAAGATATAGTTATATCAAAGTATCTAGCTATTGTTTGCTTTGGTACCTTTGGAATTTTATGCTCTGCATTGCTTAGGTTAATTGGCTTTTATACAGGTTTTCCAAGGGTATCAAGACTTATTTCAGTTAATGATATTATAACAGTATTAGTTGGGGGAGGTATTTTTGCAGCTGTATTTTATCCTCTTTACTTTAAGTATGGTATGGTTAAAATGAAATTTGCAAATATAATTTTATTTTTGATTTTTATGTTTCTTCCTAGCTATATTGTAGAATATGCAGAAAAGAATCCTAATAGTGTAGTGGTAAAGCAGGTTATATCAGTGGTTGCTAACGCATCTGAGTGGAAAATTAATATGCTTCTAGCCGTTGTTGCCTGTATTATTGTACTTATATCTCTATTGGTATCCATGCGTATATATAAAAATAAAGATTTTTAG
- a CDS encoding ABC transporter ATP-binding protein, giving the protein MENILELKNLNKQYKEFSLKNVSFSLKPGYIMGFIGPNGAGKSTTIKLIMNLIKRDSGDIKIFGKDNIKHEKEIKSRIGFVYDENFYYEDLTVNAMKGIIAPFYKNWDNNVFSKYIKEFNLPANKKIKELSKGMKVKFSLAIALSHKAELIIMDEPTAGLDPVFRRELLDILYNIIQDESVSIFFSTHITTDLERIADYITFINEGQIIFSEAKDEIFDNYAIVKGKREVLDFDLRNELISVRENSFGFEALTKRVNGVKRLFNQDVIIERPTLEDIMVYTVRGNA; this is encoded by the coding sequence TTGGAAAACATACTAGAGCTTAAAAATTTAAATAAGCAGTATAAAGAATTTTCACTTAAAAATGTAAGTTTTTCTTTAAAACCTGGTTATATAATGGGATTTATCGGACCTAATGGGGCAGGGAAAAGTACTACTATTAAGCTTATTATGAATTTAATTAAAAGAGATAGCGGAGATATTAAGATTTTTGGTAAGGACAACATTAAGCATGAAAAAGAAATAAAATCTAGAATTGGCTTTGTATATGATGAAAATTTTTATTATGAAGATTTAACAGTTAATGCAATGAAGGGTATTATAGCCCCTTTTTATAAAAATTGGGACAATAATGTTTTTTCAAAGTATATAAAGGAGTTTAATTTGCCAGCGAACAAGAAAATAAAGGAGTTATCCAAAGGAATGAAGGTTAAATTCTCATTAGCAATAGCACTTTCCCACAAAGCTGAGCTTATAATTATGGATGAGCCAACAGCGGGATTAGACCCAGTGTTTAGAAGAGAGCTTCTAGATATTCTTTATAACATAATCCAGGATGAAAGTGTAAGTATATTCTTTTCCACTCATATAACTACTGATTTGGAAAGGATAGCTGATTATATAACTTTTATTAATGAAGGTCAGATTATATTTTCAGAAGCTAAGGATGAGATTTTTGATAACTATGCTATTGTTAAAGGAAAGAGGGAAGTCTTAGATTTTGATTTAAGAAATGAACTAATTTCTGTACGAGAAAACAGCTTTGGATTTGAAGCCTTAACAAAAAGGGTAAATGGTGTAAAAAGACTTTTTAATCAAGATGTTATAATTGAAAGGCCAACCTTAGAAGATATTATGGTATATACAGTAAGGGGGAATGCTTAA